A region from the Dendropsophus ebraccatus isolate aDenEbr1 chromosome 1, aDenEbr1.pat, whole genome shotgun sequence genome encodes:
- the SNAPC5 gene encoding snRNA-activating protein complex subunit 5 — MLSRLQELKKEEETLLKIKAALHDQLNRLKVEELALQSMINAGEEQDQQSHVVHPEVDSVNVDDEAVINQTELQLSTMDYSQEEEEEEEEEEEDSDT; from the exons ATGCTGAGCCGCTTGCAAGAACTTAAAAAGGAGGAAGAGACCTTGCTGAAGATCAAGGCGGCCCTGCATGATCAGCTCAACAGGTTAAAG GTGGAGGAACTGGCTCTGCAGTCCATGATAAACGCTGGAGAAGAGCAGGATCAGCAGTCACATGTTGTGCACCCTGAGGTG GATTCAGTGAATGTGGATGATGAAGCTGTGATAAACCAGACcgaactgcagctcagcacaaTGGATTACAgtcaagaagaagaggaggaggaagaggaagaagaggaggattcAGACACCTAG